A portion of the Thermotoga sp. genome contains these proteins:
- a CDS encoding sugar-binding domain-containing protein has protein sequence MKRVDLSGKWHIRDSKGEFSLTGVVPGVVQADLVREGLLPHPYVGTNEDLFKKIEDREWIYEKEFDFHEKLSDEDRVDLVFEGVDTLADIYLNDVYLGSTEDMFLEYRFDIKSVLKEENHLRVFIKSPVEVPKTLEQNYGVLGGPEDSIRGYIRKAQYSYGWDWGARIVTSGIWRPVYIETYKKARLQDSTACLVDLEGKDAFVKVNGFIYGEGDLEVEVFVKGEKMGSYQVVERNGEKFFEGIFKLKNAKLWYPWNVGDPYLYDFSFVLKESGGEVYREEKRIGLRKVRILQESIEDGKTFIFEINGEKVFAKGANWIPADNILTWLKAEDYEKLIKMAKEANMNMLRVWGGGIYESEDFYKLCDELGIMVWQDFMYACLEYPDHLPWFRKLANDEARKVVRKLRYHPSIVLWCGNNENNWGFDEWGNMARKVDGINLGNRLYLFDFPKICAEEDPATPYWPSSPYGGEKANSEREGDRHVWNVWSGWMNYGHYEEDTGKFISEFGFQGAPHMKTIEFFSEPEEQEPFHPVMLKHNKQVEGQERLIRFIYGNFGQCRDFESFVYLSQLNQAEAIKFGVEHWRSRKYKTAGTLFWQLNDSWPVFSWSAVDYFKRPKALYYYARRFFADVLPVVKRVDGKVGLFIVSDLRELKKAGVRFAAYKMSGDLVFEKFYDVTLPPDSVTLVDIVSASNDLVFFAEVQIEGKTFKNYRILRKWREMNILDPMISVSEKKDTIEITAKRPAFGVKIFSKELPEDDFLFLEPEEKILLKKPGGFSDVKSLFDYLKR, from the coding sequence GTGAAACGAGTTGATCTGAGCGGGAAATGGCACATCAGAGATTCGAAAGGGGAATTTTCTCTCACGGGTGTTGTTCCAGGAGTTGTTCAGGCCGATCTGGTCAGGGAAGGACTGCTTCCCCATCCCTACGTGGGGACCAACGAAGATCTTTTCAAAAAGATTGAGGACAGAGAATGGATCTACGAAAAAGAATTTGACTTTCATGAAAAGCTTTCCGACGAAGATAGAGTCGACCTTGTTTTCGAAGGAGTAGATACACTGGCCGACATTTACTTGAACGATGTGTATCTTGGAAGTACCGAAGACATGTTTCTTGAATATCGATTCGATATCAAGAGTGTGTTGAAGGAGGAAAACCACCTGAGGGTGTTCATAAAGTCTCCTGTGGAAGTTCCGAAGACTTTAGAACAGAATTACGGGGTACTGGGAGGACCGGAAGACAGTATCAGGGGCTACATTCGGAAAGCCCAGTACTCCTACGGCTGGGACTGGGGTGCTCGAATCGTAACGAGTGGTATCTGGAGACCCGTTTACATCGAAACATACAAAAAGGCTCGCCTTCAGGATTCTACCGCCTGTCTGGTTGATCTCGAGGGGAAAGATGCTTTTGTAAAGGTGAACGGATTCATCTACGGTGAAGGAGATCTTGAGGTTGAGGTTTTCGTGAAGGGTGAAAAGATGGGAAGCTATCAGGTAGTGGAAAGAAACGGAGAAAAGTTCTTCGAAGGTATTTTTAAGTTAAAGAACGCAAAGCTCTGGTATCCCTGGAACGTGGGAGATCCGTACCTTTATGATTTCTCCTTTGTGTTGAAGGAATCAGGAGGAGAAGTCTACAGGGAGGAGAAAAGAATCGGTTTGAGAAAAGTGAGAATTCTACAGGAATCCATCGAAGATGGGAAGACGTTCATTTTCGAGATAAACGGTGAAAAGGTCTTCGCGAAGGGAGCAAACTGGATACCGGCCGACAACATCCTCACCTGGCTGAAAGCTGAGGATTACGAGAAACTCATAAAGATGGCAAAAGAGGCCAACATGAACATGTTGAGGGTTTGGGGTGGGGGAATCTACGAGAGTGAAGATTTCTACAAGCTGTGTGACGAGCTGGGTATCATGGTCTGGCAGGACTTCATGTACGCGTGCCTGGAATATCCAGATCACTTACCGTGGTTCAGAAAGCTCGCAAACGACGAGGCGAGAAAAGTGGTGAGGAAACTCAGATATCATCCTTCCATCGTTCTCTGGTGTGGTAACAACGAGAACAACTGGGGATTCGATGAATGGGGTAACATGGCAAGAAAGGTGGACGGCATCAATCTGGGAAACAGGCTCTATCTCTTTGACTTTCCCAAGATATGTGCAGAGGAGGATCCAGCAACACCGTACTGGCCCTCCAGTCCGTACGGTGGGGAAAAGGCGAACAGTGAGAGAGAAGGTGACAGACATGTCTGGAACGTCTGGAGTGGCTGGATGAACTACGGTCATTATGAGGAGGACACTGGAAAGTTCATAAGTGAATTCGGTTTCCAAGGAGCCCCTCATATGAAGACGATCGAGTTCTTTTCAGAACCAGAGGAGCAAGAACCATTTCACCCCGTCATGTTGAAACACAACAAGCAGGTGGAAGGACAAGAAAGACTCATCAGGTTTATCTACGGAAACTTTGGCCAGTGTAGGGACTTTGAAAGTTTCGTTTATCTATCTCAGCTCAACCAGGCAGAAGCGATCAAGTTTGGTGTGGAACACTGGAGGAGTAGAAAGTACAAAACAGCCGGAACGCTCTTTTGGCAGCTCAACGACAGCTGGCCTGTCTTCAGTTGGTCTGCTGTGGATTATTTCAAAAGACCCAAAGCCCTGTATTACTACGCAAGAAGATTCTTTGCAGATGTGTTGCCAGTTGTGAAGAGGGTCGATGGTAAGGTAGGACTCTTCATCGTGAGCGATCTGAGGGAACTCAAAAAGGCCGGCGTCAGATTTGCAGCCTACAAAATGTCTGGGGATCTGGTGTTTGAAAAATTCTACGATGTGACACTGCCTCCCGATTCGGTAACTCTGGTAGATATCGTTTCTGCTTCGAACGATCTAGTGTTCTTTGCCGAGGTGCAAATAGAGGGCAAGACTTTCAAAAACTACAGAATCTTAAGAAAGTGGAGAGAGATGAACATTTTAGATCCGATGATCTCGGTGAGCGAAAAAAAAGATACGATCGAAATAACGGCGAAAAGACCCGCTTTCGGTGTTAAGATCTTTTCGAAAGAGCTGCCGGAAGACGACTTCTTATTTCTCGAACCCGAAGAAAAGATTCTGCTTAAAAAACCCGGTGGATTCTCCGATGTAAAGTCTCTCTTTGACTACCTGAAAAGATGA
- a CDS encoding UvrB/UvrC motif-containing protein — protein MKCMKCGQETSNVYKINFDGVEKKISYCKRCTVEILKNSVPLRKTPGVLDETLRKGKRISLEGEMTVFVEIPIRVLEQMFEKWHSQEREALLNERRIIFLERKLREAIKNEDYRRASRLKQLITQIKRKTDVK, from the coding sequence ATGAAGTGCATGAAATGTGGTCAGGAAACCTCGAATGTTTACAAGATAAACTTCGATGGCGTGGAAAAAAAGATTTCTTACTGCAAAAGATGTACGGTCGAAATTCTGAAAAACAGTGTACCTCTCAGAAAGACCCCAGGTGTTTTGGATGAAACTCTCAGGAAAGGCAAGCGTATTTCCCTTGAGGGTGAAATGACTGTGTTCGTAGAGATTCCCATTCGCGTGCTAGAGCAAATGTTCGAAAAGTGGCATTCACAGGAAAGGGAAGCTCTCCTGAACGAGAGAAGGATCATATTCCTGGAACGAAAACTGAGGGAGGCCATAAAGAACGAAGATTACAGGAGAGCAAGCCGCTTGAAACAGCTGATAACTCAAATAAAAAGAAAGACGGACGTAAAATGA
- the pth gene encoding aminoacyl-tRNA hydrolase: MVVVGLGNPGPRYAFTRHNVGFLFLDHLKSKGWKPEKFFEWNKTQLDDHEVILVKPLTYMNLSGVAMPYIMRFFQVNVDDIIVVYDDVSLKLGKIRIRKKGSDGGHNGMKSIIQTLGTQEIKRIRVGIGEKPEEMSLVDFVLGEFSEEELVVLQKVFELSRNALVTILVEGIDKAMSVYNSAEVRA; this comes from the coding sequence ATGGTCGTCGTGGGATTGGGAAATCCAGGCCCACGTTATGCCTTCACGAGGCATAACGTGGGTTTCTTGTTTCTGGATCACCTGAAAAGCAAGGGTTGGAAACCGGAGAAGTTCTTCGAATGGAACAAAACACAGCTGGACGATCATGAGGTCATACTCGTAAAACCTCTGACCTATATGAACCTTAGCGGTGTTGCAATGCCGTATATAATGCGCTTCTTCCAAGTAAACGTGGATGATATAATAGTAGTGTACGACGATGTGAGTTTGAAGCTTGGAAAGATCAGAATCAGGAAGAAAGGTTCAGACGGTGGACACAACGGTATGAAGTCGATCATTCAAACACTTGGAACGCAGGAGATAAAACGTATAAGAGTAGGAATAGGAGAAAAACCAGAGGAAATGAGCTTGGTAGACTTCGTTTTGGGGGAGTTCTCAGAAGAGGAACTCGTCGTGCTTCAAAAGGTCTTCGAGCTTTCCAGAAACGCACTGGTGACGATTCTTGTTGAAGGAATCGACAAAGCGATGTCCGTCTACAACTCCGCAGAGGTGAGAGCATGA
- a CDS encoding 50S ribosomal protein L25 produces MVSLEVKLRKPKGKRESRRLRGKGEIPAIVYGPATDPIPVKIKRSVLEKVFHTITETTPIRLVIKDEEEKTVSEKTVFLKMIQRDKVSEAIVHVDFYEPTRGHRMRINVPLKVVGKPVGVEKGGFLEIYHEEIPIETDPDRVPQEIEVDVSSLDLGDVIHAKDLKLPEGAKCLLEDEEAVVSVLVPKEVTIEEEEVTEEEAAEPEVIKRKEEEEE; encoded by the coding sequence ATGGTAAGTCTAGAGGTCAAGTTGAGAAAGCCGAAAGGTAAAAGGGAATCAAGACGTCTCAGAGGAAAAGGAGAAATACCTGCTATCGTGTACGGTCCCGCAACGGACCCCATCCCCGTGAAAATAAAAAGATCGGTACTCGAAAAGGTTTTCCACACTATAACGGAGACCACTCCTATCCGGCTCGTTATCAAGGACGAGGAAGAAAAAACAGTTTCAGAGAAAACCGTGTTCTTGAAGATGATCCAGAGGGATAAGGTCTCCGAAGCAATCGTTCACGTGGATTTTTACGAACCCACCAGAGGCCACAGGATGAGGATCAACGTCCCTCTCAAAGTAGTTGGAAAACCTGTTGGTGTAGAAAAAGGAGGATTCCTCGAGATTTACCACGAGGAAATCCCCATTGAAACGGATCCCGACAGGGTTCCCCAGGAGATAGAGGTGGATGTTTCCTCGCTTGACCTGGGAGATGTGATCCACGCAAAAGATCTGAAACTTCCAGAGGGTGCGAAATGCCTTCTCGAAGATGAAGAAGCGGTAGTATCCGTCCTCGTTCCGAAAGAGGTGACCATCGAGGAAGAAGAAGTCACAGAAGAAGAAGCGGCAGAGCCAGAAGTTATAAAGAGAAAGGAAGAAGAGGAAGAGTAA
- a CDS encoding ribose-phosphate pyrophosphokinase, whose product MSFSNEMKIFAGNSNKPLAEKIAKYLNLQLGDCEVGRFADGEINVRINETVRGHDIFLIQSTSPPVNENLMELLIMIDAFKRASANTIAVVIPYYGYARQDRKAKGRDPISAKLVANLITVAGATRVLTIDLHAEQIQGFFDIPVDNLWSYPVFAEELRKREEIVPEETVVVSPDVGGVRRARRMAERLKTSLAILDKRRPSDNVAEVVNIIGEVKDKVVILFDDIIDTAYSIVKGAEALKKAGAKKIIACATHGVFSENALERIENSSIDTVYITDTIHHEKLPEKVKVISVANLIGEAIMRIRKHLSVSILFR is encoded by the coding sequence ATGTCCTTTTCAAATGAAATGAAGATTTTCGCTGGGAATTCTAACAAGCCCCTTGCGGAGAAGATAGCCAAGTATCTGAACCTCCAGCTCGGCGACTGCGAAGTAGGCAGGTTTGCGGATGGAGAGATAAACGTTCGAATCAACGAAACGGTGAGGGGACACGATATATTCCTCATTCAATCCACATCTCCCCCCGTCAACGAGAACCTCATGGAACTGCTTATCATGATCGATGCGTTCAAGAGGGCTTCGGCTAACACAATAGCCGTTGTCATTCCTTACTATGGATACGCGAGACAAGACAGAAAGGCAAAGGGAAGAGATCCGATAAGCGCCAAACTGGTGGCGAATCTGATCACTGTGGCGGGGGCGACTCGAGTTCTCACAATTGATCTCCACGCAGAGCAAATTCAGGGATTTTTCGACATACCAGTTGACAATCTCTGGAGTTACCCTGTCTTCGCCGAGGAGCTTCGAAAGAGAGAAGAGATAGTTCCCGAAGAGACGGTAGTCGTGTCCCCAGACGTGGGAGGTGTGAGGAGAGCAAGAAGGATGGCAGAGCGATTGAAAACGTCTCTTGCCATCCTTGACAAAAGAAGGCCGAGTGACAACGTAGCGGAGGTTGTCAACATAATAGGAGAAGTGAAAGACAAGGTAGTAATCCTGTTCGATGATATAATAGATACTGCCTATTCGATAGTGAAGGGTGCCGAGGCTCTGAAAAAAGCCGGTGCAAAGAAGATCATCGCCTGTGCAACACATGGAGTGTTTTCGGAAAATGCCCTCGAGAGAATAGAGAATTCTTCGATAGACACTGTTTATATAACAGATACTATTCACCATGAAAAACTACCCGAAAAGGTGAAGGTTATCTCGGTAGCGAACCTGATAGGAGAAGCCATCATGAGGATCAGAAAACACCTATCGGTGAGCATACTCTTCAGATGA
- the glmU gene encoding bifunctional UDP-N-acetylglucosamine diphosphorylase/glucosamine-1-phosphate N-acetyltransferase GlmU, giving the protein MKALILAAGKGTRMKSRMPKVLHKLSGKPMIEWVIETAGKVAQRVGVVLGFGAKQVKEHLPRWVDVFIQERQLGTAHAVMCARKFLDPDDDVIILYGDVPLISDSTLKRMVEEHKKGADVTILVADAENPSGYGRVIENEGRYKIIEDADLPEDLRSIRTINTGFYIFSGRFLLEMLPKIKNDNAKGEYYLTDAVNFAENVRIVKTTDLLEITGVNTRKTLVWLEEQLRKRKIEELLENGVTILDPNTTYIHYSAEIGVDTVIHPMTFIEGKTKIGDGCEIGPMSRIVDCEVGNNVKIVRSECFRSVIEDNVSVGPFARLREGTVLKKSSKIGNFVEIKRSTIGEGTKAQHLSYIGDAHVGKDVNIGAGTITCNYDGKKKNPTFIEDRAFIGSNTSLVAPVRIGEGALIGAGSVITQNVPPHSLGLGRARQIVKEGWVLKRKEE; this is encoded by the coding sequence GTGAAAGCACTCATTCTGGCCGCTGGAAAAGGAACAAGAATGAAGTCCAGAATGCCAAAAGTGTTGCACAAGCTCTCCGGTAAACCCATGATAGAGTGGGTAATTGAAACAGCAGGGAAGGTGGCTCAAAGAGTCGGAGTTGTTCTCGGTTTTGGAGCAAAACAGGTCAAGGAACATCTTCCGAGGTGGGTCGATGTTTTCATCCAGGAAAGGCAGCTGGGAACGGCACACGCTGTGATGTGTGCAAGAAAGTTCCTGGACCCAGATGACGATGTTATCATCCTGTACGGAGACGTCCCATTGATAAGCGACAGCACTCTCAAAAGGATGGTCGAGGAGCACAAAAAGGGAGCAGACGTCACGATCCTGGTGGCAGACGCGGAAAATCCCTCCGGGTACGGACGAGTCATAGAAAACGAAGGAAGGTACAAAATAATAGAAGACGCGGATCTTCCAGAGGACCTGAGAAGTATCAGGACGATCAATACCGGATTCTATATCTTCTCCGGTAGATTTCTCCTGGAAATGCTCCCAAAGATCAAAAATGACAACGCAAAGGGAGAGTACTATCTCACAGATGCAGTGAACTTTGCTGAGAACGTTCGAATCGTCAAGACAACGGATCTTCTGGAAATCACGGGTGTGAACACCAGGAAAACACTGGTCTGGCTTGAAGAACAGTTGAGAAAAAGAAAGATAGAAGAACTGTTGGAAAATGGCGTTACGATACTGGATCCAAACACCACCTATATACATTACTCCGCAGAAATAGGAGTGGACACGGTGATACATCCCATGACCTTCATAGAAGGAAAGACGAAGATAGGCGATGGTTGTGAAATAGGGCCCATGAGCCGCATCGTCGACTGCGAAGTGGGAAACAACGTAAAGATAGTGCGTTCGGAGTGTTTTAGAAGTGTGATTGAAGACAATGTCTCTGTAGGACCTTTCGCCAGGTTGAGGGAAGGAACCGTTTTGAAGAAATCGTCAAAAATTGGAAACTTCGTTGAAATCAAAAGAAGTACAATTGGAGAGGGGACAAAAGCTCAACACCTTAGTTACATAGGGGACGCCCACGTGGGAAAAGACGTAAACATAGGAGCTGGCACCATCACGTGCAACTACGATGGGAAGAAGAAAAATCCAACTTTCATCGAGGACAGAGCTTTCATAGGAAGCAACACTTCTTTGGTGGCTCCCGTTCGTATAGGGGAAGGAGCACTCATAGGGGCTGGATCAGTAATCACCCAGAATGTTCCTCCCCACTCTTTAGGACTGGGAAGGGCCCGTCAGATTGTAAAGGAAGGATGGGTGCTGAAAAGAAAGGAGGAATGA
- a CDS encoding DUF72 domain-containing protein codes for MVYVGTSGFSFEDWRGPVYPEHLKPSQFLKYYWAVLGLRIVELNFTYYTQPSWRSFVQMLRKTPPDFYFTVKLPGSVTHLLWKEKKDPRDEMKNFIEEIKPLVEEGRLKMSLAQFPFSFKYSSSNLEYLKRLKESCSLHLACEFRHRSWDRDDVYHFLRKQEITFVIVDAPKISGLFPYKPIVTTDYAYFRFHGRNERWFEVEGEERYNYLYSREELSSFLNDVLNISRKVKETYAFFNNCYKGQAAINALEFKKMLEERV; via the coding sequence ATGGTCTATGTGGGAACGAGTGGCTTTTCCTTTGAAGATTGGAGAGGACCCGTGTATCCTGAACATCTGAAACCCTCTCAGTTTTTAAAATACTACTGGGCGGTACTCGGGCTCAGAATAGTCGAGCTGAACTTCACATATTATACACAGCCATCGTGGCGTTCTTTTGTTCAGATGTTGAGAAAGACCCCTCCCGACTTCTATTTTACCGTAAAGCTTCCAGGGAGTGTGACGCACCTCCTCTGGAAAGAAAAAAAGGATCCAAGAGACGAAATGAAGAACTTTATTGAAGAGATAAAACCACTCGTCGAAGAGGGAAGATTGAAAATGTCTCTTGCCCAATTCCCGTTTTCGTTCAAATATTCTTCCAGCAATCTGGAGTACCTGAAGCGATTGAAGGAGAGCTGTTCTCTTCATCTTGCATGTGAATTTCGTCACCGCTCCTGGGATAGGGACGACGTGTATCATTTCCTGAGGAAGCAGGAGATAACGTTTGTGATAGTAGACGCACCAAAAATCTCAGGTTTGTTCCCGTACAAACCGATTGTGACGACGGATTATGCTTACTTCAGATTCCATGGAAGAAATGAGCGCTGGTTTGAAGTAGAAGGGGAAGAACGATACAACTACCTTTACAGTCGTGAAGAGTTGAGTTCCTTTTTAAACGATGTACTGAACATATCCCGGAAGGTGAAAGAAACGTACGCTTTCTTCAACAACTGTTACAAAGGCCAGGCGGCGATCAACGCACTGGAGTTCAAAAAGATGCTGGAGGAGAGAGTGTGA
- the tsaE gene encoding tRNA (adenosine(37)-N6)-threonylcarbamoyltransferase complex ATPase subunit type 1 TsaE — MKKLVFEHLDEEKLKRLAEVMTKALRGREVVVLSGDLGAGKTTFVRGMVRAIGLEESIVKSPTFTLMNVYPGTKTIYHLDLYRVQDPEFLLLDVEDVLEGEEGVLVVEWGDLFKNFWPEDTIKVKIEVADELSRNVEISIPEEVNYLAEAIERDGKELQSS, encoded by the coding sequence ATGAAGAAACTCGTGTTTGAACATCTGGACGAAGAAAAGCTCAAAAGACTGGCCGAGGTGATGACGAAGGCTCTGAGAGGAAGAGAGGTGGTCGTACTGTCGGGTGACCTTGGAGCGGGGAAGACAACGTTCGTGAGGGGGATGGTCAGAGCGATCGGGTTGGAGGAGTCAATTGTGAAGAGCCCCACCTTTACCCTCATGAACGTCTACCCTGGAACGAAGACGATATACCATCTCGATCTTTACAGAGTGCAGGATCCTGAGTTTCTTCTTCTAGACGTTGAGGATGTGCTGGAAGGCGAAGAAGGAGTGTTGGTTGTGGAGTGGGGAGACCTGTTCAAAAACTTCTGGCCGGAGGACACGATAAAAGTGAAGATCGAAGTGGCAGATGAACTTTCCAGGAACGTGGAAATCTCAATACCTGAGGAGGTGAACTATCTTGCCGAAGCAATCGAAAGAGACGGGAAGGAGCTTCAGAGTTCTTGA
- the lon gene encoding endopeptidase La, whose product MPKQSKETGRSFRVLEKYARQQERDLKIPDNLPCIPLRNGLGVFPNTVVPFYVGREKSLIALEEAMERYDRLLFVVNQIDPSVEKPTPEDLYRVGTIVKVLQIMKLPDDTFKVLVEGLERARLKDFVSTDPFFLVKLEVLKVKYRKTKKLEALMRSVKDKAIRYFNLTRKFPQETLATLREMQDPNRLADFVASILPVPLETKQELLETVHPLHRLEKVLSILVKEIEILEIEEEIEKKVKDRIEKTQREYVLREKLRAIKEELGAEEELEIKELYEKVERGDYPDYVKEKAMKEIQRLEKMSPYSAEATVVRTYLDWLLNLPWNTTTSDRIDVKEARKILDKNHYGLEEVKERILEYLIARKFSKNLKAPILCLVGPPGVGKTSLGRTIAEAMGRKFGRMSLGGLRDEAEIKGHRRTYVGAMPGRIVQIIRRVGTKNPVILLDEVDKMGISFQGDPASALLEVLDPEQNKDFVDHYLEIPFDLSQVLFITTANVLHTIPSALRDRMEVIEIPGYSDLEKYHIAKDYIVPRIVNQYGLSQVNFTPSAIKKIIREYTREAGVRNLERLIEKVVRKSLVKSEREYLKIRVGDVKELLGPAVYRAEDVLEEDAVGAVTGLAWTPTGGSVLVVESLLVPGKGNLILTGYMGDVMKESAKIALSVVRKMCGEECRDVFEKNDIHIHVPEGAVPKDGPSAGVTITVALYSAVTEKKVRKDVAMTGEITLRGKILPVGGIREKLLAAKRAGIKKVILPERNRPDVEKIPKEYLNGLEIVFCREIKEVLKEAVRE is encoded by the coding sequence TTGCCGAAGCAATCGAAAGAGACGGGAAGGAGCTTCAGAGTTCTTGAAAAATACGCCAGACAGCAGGAGAGAGATCTCAAAATACCAGACAACCTTCCCTGTATTCCTTTGAGGAACGGTTTGGGAGTCTTCCCTAACACTGTTGTTCCTTTCTACGTTGGAAGAGAAAAATCTCTCATCGCCCTCGAGGAGGCGATGGAGAGGTACGATAGACTTCTTTTCGTTGTTAACCAGATCGATCCATCCGTTGAAAAACCAACTCCCGAAGATCTTTACAGGGTGGGAACGATCGTCAAGGTTCTTCAGATAATGAAACTTCCCGACGACACCTTCAAAGTACTGGTGGAGGGACTGGAGCGGGCTCGCTTGAAAGACTTCGTCTCTACGGATCCTTTTTTCCTTGTGAAGTTGGAAGTGCTGAAGGTAAAATACCGGAAGACAAAAAAGCTGGAGGCATTGATGCGAAGTGTGAAAGATAAAGCGATCAGGTATTTCAACCTCACCAGGAAATTTCCTCAAGAAACCCTGGCCACACTGAGAGAAATGCAGGATCCAAACAGACTGGCAGACTTCGTGGCTTCTATCTTGCCGGTTCCACTCGAGACAAAGCAAGAATTGCTGGAAACAGTTCATCCCCTTCATCGCTTGGAGAAAGTTCTCTCCATCCTGGTGAAGGAGATAGAGATCCTGGAGATAGAAGAGGAAATAGAAAAAAAAGTCAAAGACAGAATAGAAAAAACGCAGAGAGAGTATGTTTTGCGAGAAAAATTGAGAGCCATAAAGGAAGAATTGGGAGCAGAGGAAGAACTGGAGATCAAAGAACTTTACGAAAAGGTTGAAAGAGGTGACTATCCAGACTACGTGAAAGAAAAAGCCATGAAGGAGATCCAGAGGTTGGAGAAGATGTCTCCGTACAGCGCAGAAGCCACCGTCGTGAGAACTTATCTAGATTGGCTGTTGAACCTTCCGTGGAACACCACAACGAGTGACAGGATAGATGTGAAAGAGGCAAGAAAAATTCTGGACAAGAATCACTACGGATTGGAAGAGGTCAAAGAGAGAATCCTGGAGTATCTCATTGCGAGGAAGTTTTCAAAGAATCTGAAGGCACCGATTCTGTGCCTTGTTGGTCCCCCAGGTGTTGGAAAGACTTCCCTTGGAAGGACTATCGCGGAGGCTATGGGCAGAAAGTTTGGAAGAATGTCCCTTGGAGGTCTGAGGGATGAGGCTGAAATAAAGGGCCATCGCCGAACTTACGTGGGTGCCATGCCTGGAAGGATCGTCCAGATAATCAGGAGAGTGGGAACGAAAAATCCTGTCATCCTGCTGGACGAGGTGGACAAGATGGGTATCAGCTTCCAAGGGGATCCCGCTTCAGCTCTCCTCGAAGTTCTGGATCCAGAGCAAAATAAGGATTTCGTGGACCACTATCTGGAGATACCATTCGACCTTTCACAAGTTCTCTTCATTACGACTGCGAATGTGTTGCACACGATTCCCTCAGCCCTCAGAGACAGAATGGAAGTTATAGAGATACCGGGATATTCCGACCTGGAGAAGTATCACATCGCAAAAGATTACATCGTTCCAAGGATTGTAAACCAATACGGTCTGTCCCAGGTGAACTTCACTCCGAGTGCGATCAAAAAGATCATCAGAGAGTACACAAGAGAAGCGGGTGTGAGGAATCTGGAAAGGCTCATAGAAAAAGTGGTGAGAAAAAGCCTCGTGAAGAGCGAGCGGGAGTATTTGAAGATAAGAGTGGGGGATGTAAAAGAATTGCTTGGACCGGCCGTTTACAGAGCAGAAGATGTGCTGGAAGAAGATGCAGTGGGAGCCGTCACTGGTCTTGCCTGGACACCAACAGGTGGAAGCGTTCTTGTTGTAGAGAGCCTTCTTGTTCCAGGTAAAGGGAATCTCATATTGACAGGGTATATGGGAGACGTCATGAAGGAGTCCGCTAAAATTGCACTCAGTGTAGTGAGAAAAATGTGTGGAGAAGAGTGCAGAGATGTTTTTGAAAAGAACGATATACACATACACGTTCCCGAAGGTGCTGTGCCAAAAGACGGACCCTCGGCTGGTGTTACCATTACCGTTGCTCTATACTCTGCTGTTACCGAAAAGAAGGTAAGAAAAGACGTGGCCATGACGGGCGAAATCACATTGAGAGGGAAAATACTTCCAGTGGGAGGCATCAGAGAAAAGCTTCTTGCCGCGAAGAGGGCAGGAATCAAAAAAGTGATCTTGCCTGAACGGAACAGGCCGGATGTGGAGAAGATACCAAAAGAGTATTTGAACGGGCTGGAAATCGTGTTCTGTAGAGAAATAAAAGAAGTTTTGAAGGAGGCAGTACGCGAGTGA